AGAGAGACCGAGAAATTTGCCAAGAAAATGACCTTAATGCGATCGCGCACATCCGGGTCATTATTGACGACTTTCGCCACCGAATTAATCAACTGAATAACCAGTTTGGCAATGTAATAGCCGGGAGCAGATTTGCCCGCGAAAATAAAAGTCCGGGGCAAGATATCAACATTGGGATCTTTTTTGATCCGGTTGTACAGCGTAATAATGTACAGCACATTCAACAGCTGACGCTTGTACTCGTGAATCCGCTTCACCTGAATATCAAACAGAGAATCTGGATTTACTTCAATGTCGTTGTAGAGCAGAATGTACTCTGCCAAGGATTGCTTATTTTTGCGCTTAATCGACGAGAAGCGAGAGCAAAACTCAGCATCATCAACAAACGCTTCTAGCTGCTTGAATTGATCGAGTTGTGTTACCCAATCATTGCCAATTTTCTCGGTAATCAGCTCAGACAGATGGGGATTGCTCAGCAACAACCACCGGCGCGGTGTCACCCCGTTCGTTTTGTTGTTAAACTTTTCGGGCCACAATTCGTAGAAATCTCGCAAGACATCCGCTTTGAGCAAATCTGTATGCAGTGCTGCCACCCCATTGATGGAATGGCTCCCTACACAAGCTAAATGTGCCATGCGGACGTACTTCTGGGCACCTTCCTCAATAATTGACAATCTCCCGATCCGCGCCTCATCCCCCGGATACTTGGCACGCACCTCATCAAGAAAGTGGCGGTTAATTTCATAGATAATCTCTAAGTGCCGAGGCAACAGATGCTCAAACAAGCTCACAGGCCAGCGTTCTAGAGCCTCAGACAGTAGTGTATGGTTCGTATAGGCGAAGACGCGCCTGGTGATGTACCAAGCTCGGTTCCAGCCCAATTCGTACTCATCCACCAACAACCGCATCAGTTCGGCAACCCCAATCGATGGGTGCGTGTCGTTGAGCTGGATAGCAACCTTGTCGTAGAACCGATCGAAAGTCCGGTGAATGCGTTGATGCGAATTGATAATGTCTCGGAGGGAACAACTGACGAAGAAATACTGCTGTTCTAGGCGCAGTTGCCGACCCTGAGAGGTGTTGTCGTTGGGATAGAGAACTTTTGAGATATTTTCAGAAAATATCTTGTTAGTAACGGCACCGGCATAGTCACCGCTGTCGAAAACTTGGAAGTCGAACTCTTCAGAAGCCCCCGCCCGCCAGAGACGCAGCGTATTTACCGTATTGTTGTTGTACCCAGATACGGGTGTATCGTAGGGCGTCCCCAAGATTTTCCGATCGGGAATCCAACGCACTCGATAACGACCTTGCCCATCGCTGTAAGCTTCTGTATATCCGCCGAACTTCACTTCAACGGTTAATTCTGAGCGGCGAACTTCCCAAGGGTTGCCAAACCGGAGCCATTTGTCGGGGTGTTCGACTTGAGCGCCATCCTGAATCCATTGGTCAAAGATCCCGAATTCGTAGCGAATACCGTAGCCAACTGCCGGAATTTCTAAGGTGGCGAGGGAGTCGAGAAAACAAGCCGCCAGACGCCCTAAACCTCCATTGCCGAGTCCGGGTTCTGCTTCTAATACTTTGAGGTCATTGATATCGAGTCCGGACTCATGGAGAGCTTGGCGTGCCCGTTCGTACAAACCTAAGTTGAGTAGGTTGTTGTCCAACTGACGACCCATCAAGAACTCTGCCGATAGGTAGTATACGGCTTTGACATCTTTGTCAATGTAGGTTCTGATCGTGTTAATCCATCGGTGCAGCAAGCGATCGCGCACAGTATAAGCGAGAGCCATGTAGTAATCATGGGGCGTCGCCCAATACTCATCCTTTGCCAGCAAATAATACAGATTATCTGCAAACGCCCGTTTCAGGGTTCCTACCGTCATCCCAGTACGATCGTCTTCCACCTGGACTTCAATGGGTTCAATGGGTTCAATGGGTGTCTCCAAGTGGTCGGCGTTCCCCTCATACGGCGGCTCAAAACGCCCCCCCTGTGAGGGCTGATGACTACTTTCTGTCATGTATAAATCTCCGTTTAACAGCGGTCTGTTGCTACTCCCAATCCTGTCATAACTGACTTTAGGCTGACAGGGCGGGAAGTATTGGCTAGAGCGTCTTCACCAAACCAGCGCCTAAGCGATTTGTGTAAATCTTTAGATTAAAGCCAAAAGTTATTATATTTTGGCTAATGATTTTTATGGCTTTTTATTAAGAAAAATTGTGGAATAAATATAACTCCTTATAGGAGTAATTTTTCATTATCTCAAGGTTACAGCAGTACCGCCTTCTCAAAACCTACCTAATATTGATAAGTTTTGTTACATATTTTTTGGGGAAAGAATGCAGAGTAAGCCGTATTTTGATTAAAAGTTAACAACCTTTTAAGGTTGGCTGCCCACTTACAAATTTTTGGCTCAGCATTTCACATAATCTTCATGATTTTTTCTCTAAAATCAGACGTATCTTCACAATTTATTCCCTAAATTAGATATAAAACTAAGATTAAATATTTATTAAAAATTTTTTGGTGAGAAAATAGTATGAGCTTGCTGTCTTGCCTTGCGTGGTTCAAAAACGGCTTTCTGGGAGTTCTGCAAAAAGCAAATAGGGGACTTATTGGAAAACATTAATATCGCTTGCTAATAAACAAAATTGTTAACTATCACCTAGGAAGTAGTGAAGATGAATGCTAAGACACTCAGAAGCAAGTATGCAGACGGACAAAGGGATTTTAGGCAAGCATATCTATACCGAGAAAAACTCACCTTTGCTAGTCTGGATGGTGCGAACTTCAGCCAAGCAAATCTAGGCATGATCAACCTCAGGGGAGCAAATCTGCGTGGAGTAGACTTCCAACAAGCAGATATGAGAAGGGCGAACTTGAAGGATGCAGATTTAACGGGAGCAAACCTTGAGGAAGCGAATTTAGCGGGAGCAAATCTCAGCGGAGCCAATCTTACGAAAGCCAATTTAAAAAAGGTAAATCTAAACCGAGCTGTATTAGGTGGAGCAAACCTGAGCCAAACTAATTTAAGGTACGCAAATCTCTGCGAAACCATTCTGTTTGGAGCGATTTTAACAGGAGCGATTCTGCTCAAAGCAAATGTAGCCGGGGCAGTTTTGCTAAAGACAAATCTGACTAATGCGGCTGTAATTGACACCGATTTGAGCAAAGCACGCTTAGAAGAGGTAACGATGCCTGATGGTACAGTCCAGAAGTAATCGGCACGAAATTGCTCAATTGTGCAAAACATTTTTTACATTCTGAAATACCGTTTGTGGGGAGCGCTAATTAAATAATCGATATACTTTCACCTTGCCCGTTGGGTTTAGCCAAGGCGAAATCTAACGCTAAATCCGGCAGTTTTGGTGAGTTCTGTGACCTCAAACGCTACTTGTTGACATTACCGTTAGGGAATCAATAGGATTAGGCTGGGTTTGGTGCTTTAACCTAACCTAACCGATAGGCGATTGCATCTGACTTTGGCTCCCTAGAGAAAGACGCGATTCGTTCCTTGATTCGTAAGATATATTCTTGAAGGATGCCACTTTCTTGTAAGTAGGCTTAGGCTCCATCCTATTTACTCACCACCAGAAATTTTTATGGAAACCGTAGCGTCGATTTCGCATCAATCGGACGGAGAAATTACTTTTCTCGTTGATGATGTCCAGGTATGTCAAGATATCATTCCTGTTAGCGGGGCTTGGAGTAAATTTGAGGAGCGATTAGGTTCTCCATTATTGGCATTCAGCCACAGTAACTCATTTGAAGTCATTCAGGAATCCGGGAATCATCCCCTAGTCACTGCTGTTCATATTGCCCACAGCGAACATCGACCGCTGTTGCTGACTCCAGATGCAATTTGGCTGACGATTGCCCAAGGGTTTGCACAACACATCAACAATCATGCCGAAGAGTTGCGATCGCGTTTTGTGGGTCATTTAGGCAAGCTGGAGTTAAAGGTTGAGACTCAAAAACTTGCTCAACCGAGTGACTGGGTTGAAGTGATTGAACAATGGTCAGAACGCATTCGTCACAATGTTAAGCCCGATATTCACTCACTCATGGTGTGCAACTTCAGCACCACTACATCCATCATTCAAACCGCAAGTCAGGTGGTGATGATGGATGCATTGCAGCAGTATTTTGATTATATGCTCTATGCCATTTGCGGCATTCCTTGGATTACAGTGCGCGGAACAGAAGCCGACTGGCGCAGTATCCGAGAGCGGGTTGAAGCGATCGCTGCTTACGATCTGGGTTGGTGGACAGAACGGCTGTTGCCAATTTGTGACGCTTTGATTGACACCGTTGCTGGTAGACCTCCACTGAAATTTTGGCAGCAGATTTATAAACCAAAGGAGATATACGGTGGAAAGGTGATTACAGGATGGTTAGCCGATCTATTTCCTTACATTAATCACTCCTTCACCCACGCTCCTACACAAAAGAATCCGATTTTAGATATCCCTCGTGCAGAACTCACGGTCGAGGACGGAATCTCACCAACAGTATTACCCACGGGACTCTCTAAAGCAGCGATCGCACTCGTTACCCCTCAAGGAAAAGGTGAATTAGAAGTGGTTGCAGGCTTTATTGGAGTTCGGCAACAAGATGGCTATCTCCAACCGGAAATCGGCTGGGCAGTACGGGAGCAAAATCGATTTCTCAGGTTCCTAAACACGCTAAAGCAAAAACCCGGTGTGCGATTGCCGATTGATTGGTCAGAGTGTCAACCCCCACTTGCAATGCCAAAGGAACTGACTCAACTCCACAGCCATTTTGACGGTGGCACAATTGTTGGTCAAAGCGAATATCCTTGGCACATTCGGGCATTACAGGACTATACTCATCACGAGTTGAAAGGTACTGACAAACCGTTCACTGGTTTCATCGATATTCAGGGCGATCGGTTCACTGGTTTCATCGATATTCAGGGCGATCGCTGCATTGCCTACGGTTATGTACGCCGCCTCAACAGTAGAAATCGCCTTTGGGAATGGTGGGTGATTGTAGGCAAACCCGTTTGGGAAGGAACCATTACCATTTTTGGCGAAGAAATTTGGACATTCAGAACGGAAGACGTAAAGGTGATTGCCAAAGGAATTCCGCAACTGTTTGAACGGATCGCGAAAGCTAAGGGACAATACTACTTTGACGATCCTGACTTCCAACCAGATGATTCATTGTCGGCATCCAGATAGGTTTTGGCATCCGATTTAATGGGATCACTTACTCTGATAGGTGCGATCGCGCATTCTCCTAAGCAACCCTATTCCCCGCGTACAAAAGTAATTTCACAAGCGCTAGGAGCGCCAGTAAATGCGCTCAATTCACATACCCTGTGTCCACATCCATACCATCTGAGACACTCAATAACCAAACCATTGCGGCAGTACCAACAGAACCCGTCTGGCGTTTGAGTGTTGAGCAGTATCACCAGATGATTCGTCTTGGCATCCTGAGCAACGACGATCCGGTAGAACTGCTGGATGGATGGTTGGTCTACAAAACGCCGAAAAATCCGCCCCATCGTGCGACCACAAAACTCACTCGAAATGCCTTAGAAGCCATCATTCCAGAAGGCTGGTACGTTGATACCCAAGAACCTATCCCAGCGAGGTGCAAGAGGCTCGCTTGGAGCGTAACGGTGAAATTAGTGTAATTAAGCGCGATCGCTCTTCTAGCTAAGAAGCAAACTAACCAACTCTAACTATCCATCTTATTTAGGTTGAGCTGGTTGTACTTTAGCTTGAATATTGACATCTTTGACACCTCTAATCTCCCGCGCCAAAGGTTCAATTCGCTGGTATTGCTCTTGTGTAGGAACGGTTCCTGCCACAATAACAACACCCTCATTCGCTTTTACAGTTAAAAAGCTCGCGGGTAAATTTGCTTCTAGCTTGCTACGCACTTCGCTGGCTAAGTCAGCATCCGTTCTTTGGTTATCATTCGTCAACGCTTGGTCGCGCTGTTCTCGTGCCCGAATGTCGGCATCAAGTTGGTCTCTGCGAACCTGACTTGTGGACTCTTGTTTACCCTCTCGTGCGTTTTCAGCACTGGGAGTTCCGATAGTTTCGCCAGGACTATCAGGAGCATTGGAATCGGTTCTGCTAACATTGGTGCCACAAGCAGCGGTAAACAGTAAGAAGCCACCGAGTAGAAATGGAGTTATCTTATTCATCTTCATCTTTTATTTCTCAATCTCCTTTATTGAAAGTTCCGTCTATTTCCAGCATGAAAAACAAATGTGACGAGAAAGTGACAGGAATTGAGACGCTAAAGAAGTGCGATCGCCATCGCCTTGCCTTCTCAGCTGCAAAGACCTTTTCTGCCGCCAAATCAAGCTCAAACTTCACTTTAAAACCATTGCAAAGATTAGCAGCCGGTAGTCTGGCTCTATCTAGGTTTTGTCCAGATAGGTAGAGCAAGCAGGACGGATTGCAGGTGCGATCGCTCCTAGGCTATTAACTCTCTCTTTCTATCGAGCGCTTTCTCTCTCCCTAGGTGGATTAGGCAAATCGTAACTCTTCACTACGATCCCAGTACATTGAACTGTGTAAAGCATCAGAAATTAAATCAAGGTAGGAAAACAGAATGAGAATTTTCTTTTGGGTAAGTTTGTCTTTTGTCGCTGTTGGCGCGATCGCGCTTCTTCTCCAACCCATTATTGATGTTCATTAATTTAAGTTTGCTTTCAACAAAAAGACCAGTCGGTAGTTCACTTTAGCCCTTAGATTGAAAGGGCTAAATTTTATCAATTATTCTGTCTAAAAGCCTTACCTGAATAAGTTTGGTTTTGTTAATTGTTATTGGTTACGCTTGGGCTGACCTGATGCAAAGGCGTTACTTTAGCCATGCTGCGTTGCTAAAACTTTACCTTAAAACTATCACGAGGATAGACTCTCGGTAGCCTGACTATATCCAGGCTTTGTCCAGAGCAGTAGAGCAAGCAAGATGTTCCGTTAGGTAAAGCTTGAAAGTTGCTCTTAATAGCTAGAACTTAACAGTGAGAACTCAACAAAAACAAGATGATAGCTCCCTTTCGGCATGAGCAGCTATAAAACCATTGGATTATCCACAAAAGCATTTTTAACCGAGTTGTTTATGCCCGCAGTACATTTACCACCTGGGCCTAAAGGTCATTTTCTTGTAGGTCATCTTCCGGAAATAAACCGCGATCCACTTAAGTTCTTGAGCAAATGTGCTAGAGAGTATGGCGATCTTGTTTGCTGGCAGTTTGGGCCATTTCCAGCTTTTTTAGTGAACCATCCCGACTTGATCGAGCAAGTATTGGTCACTCAATACCCCAACTTTGTTAAAAGTAGCGTGTACCGACGCGGATTGCGCGTTGTAGGGAACGGCTTACTGACCAGTGAAGGCGACTTTTGGCAGCGTCAACGCCGTCTGGTTCAACCAGCTTTTCATCAGGAACGAGTTGTCGCCTATGGAAAGGTAATGGTTGACTATACTGAGCAATTAATTGACCAATGGCGCGATGGCGAAATCCGCGATATTCATCAAGATATGATGTTGCTGACCGAAGAAATTGTGTCAAAAACACTGTTTGATGTTGATATTAAAGATGAAGCAGAAGGGGTGCAGGCAGCGCTAAATGCAGTGATGGATTTTAATTCCAATCTTGCTAATCAATATTTTCTTCCTGGTTGGGTGCCTACTCCTAGTAACTTGCGCTACCAACAAGCAATTAAACAATTGGATGCGATTGTCTATCGCATTATTAACGAGCGACGAGCTAGCGGTAAGGACACAGGCGATTTACTTTCCCTATTGCTTCAAGTGCGGGATGAAGCTGATGGAACTGGGATGAGCGATCGCCAAGTGCGAGATGAAGCAATGACTCTATTTTTGGCGGGTCACGAAACGACTGCTAACGCTATGACATGGACATGGTTTCTACTTGCACAGCACCCAGAAATAGAAGCGAAATTGCAAGAAGAATTGAAGACAGTGTTGGGCGATCGCGCACCCACGGTTGCCGATTTACGTCAGTTGCCTTATACAGAGCGAGTGGTGTTGGAATCAATGCGACTGTATCCGCCAGTGTGGGGAATGAGCCGACGTGCTGTAGAAGACTGCGTTCTGGGCGGGTATGAGGTGAAAGCGGGTACAACTGTGTTTATCAATCAGTGGGCGATGCACCGAGATCCTCGCTTCTTTGAAAATCCCGAAGTTTTTCACCCGGATCGTTGGGCAGATAATTTGATCAAGAAGTTGCCCACCTTTGCCTATTTTCCCTTTGGTGGGGGGTCGCGAATCTGCATTGGCAAGGCTTTTGCCATGATGGAGGCAAGTTTACTGCTGGCAGCGATCGCGCAAAAGTTTCGCCTGACGCTACAACCAGAGTATCCGGTGGTGCTGCAACCCTCGTTAACACTCCGCCCAAAACATGGGATGAAGATGTTGGTGACTCAGCGATAAGCGATCGCGCACTACATTTTAGAGTTTTGGTGAGAAAGTGTTTAGCCCGATTTAATATCACTACCTTGCGTTAGCAACCTTAAGTTGAGTGACTTAATTTTTTAGAAATATCTAAAGGCTGACACTTCCTTCAGAAAATGCCAGCCTTTAGAACTTCTATTGAGTAGAACTAGAAACCAGCAACTCCGCGATAAACACTTATAACCACTGTGAGAATGGTGATAACTCCTATTGAAGTGCTAAGGATAAATAGAACAGAAGGTTTCTTTGCAAAAGGGGTTTCGCTATCGTGTTGCACAGCGTCAGTTTGATTGGGATTTTTTGGTTGTTCAGATGTCATAATGATGCTCCAAATTTAGATTTCAATGAGTTTAATTGATTAGAACAATTACCAAAGATTGCTGAGGATATCGCCCCAAAAATGAACGATACCTTGTCCACTTAATGCCTCTATAATCAGGATAGATACAAAACCTATCATGGCAAAGCGACCATTCCAAATTTCCGAATTTGGTGTGAAGCCTTGTTCTATGTTAATGGCAGCTTCAGTATATTGTTGTTCTGTTTTTTCTGGCAAAATTTGCATTATTTAAATTCCAAACACGACTTTGTAAAAAGAAGGAAGTCAGATTTAAAGGTGAGTAACGGTAAGAGGAATTAGCAATAGATCGCCTTGCTTAGATTATTCCCCAAAACTGCAAGACTCCCTGACTGCTTACTAAATCAATGAGGACAGCAATCACAATGCCCACCATTGCCAAACGACCATTCCAAATTTCAGCGCTAGGGGTAAAACCCCATTTCCATTCGCTGCTGTAATGTTTGTAGCTCAAATTTTCTTCTCTATCTACAATCTGCATAAGCTCGCTCCAAACTGTTTTGTTTTAACTATATTATTTGAAAGAAATCTTATAATGTTCTTTCCAAAGTGGTAAAACTTATCCCATTTCAGCAACTTATTCGTAATCACTAATCCCCCCTGATCCCCAACTCCTTTGTCTAGCGCACATCACCCGGTTAAGAGTAGAAGGGGGTAGGGGGGATAGAATATTTAGCCTGAAAATGGTGAATGAGTATTGTCTAAATCTCTGAAGTATTTTTTTCACGAAGCGTCTGCAAAAAAAGGCAATCCCCCCAACTTTTAGTTTTTAAGACTACAGCACCTCATATTGTTAAAGGTAGAAGGGGGTAGGGGGGATAGAATATTTAGCCTAAAAATAGTGAATGAGTATTGTCTAAACATCAGGAAAATTTTTTGTGATGAATTTCTCCGTATAAAGAATGATGTATTTTGGGAAACTATCGATAAGGGTTCAGCAGATAGGTAATAGCGAGAGGGAGGAGGAATTTTGGAGCGATCGCTTCCAGCACCCAAGCTGAAATTGAGAAAAGTAGCTCTTCGCTCAACTTGAACTCGAATAAACCTAGATGCGATCGCACTGATAAATTACTACCGTGCGTTAGCGAAGCATGCCGTCAGGCTTATCGCATTTCTACAGAGTATCGGGGTCAACTCCCATCTGCCGCAGCCGCTCTGCCAAACGCTCTGCCCGTTGACGCTCCTGCTGTGCAACTTCTGCGGGTGTAGAGAGTTGATTCCCATTCTGGTCGTACCAGTACAGCCACTCCCGCGTCCAAGCCCGATAAGTACCCTGCGCCCTACCAATTCCTAAGCCAATCTCAGGTATCCACACTGGCTCGCCGGATTGCAGCACATACTGCCCATCCACTAAGCGATAAACCTCAAAGGGTTTGTGCTTGTCACGCCTATGGTACTCCGGGTTGTAGATCGCATAGTACAACACGCCAATACTGGCATACTCATCTTTCTTGCTGTCGTACTCTTGACCGTAAGTTTTAGAGACATACTCAAGTGCCAGAAGGGGAACCTTGTCCTCTTGCCAGATAACATAACTCAACCGTCCCCCAGCACGAGTCAACCGTTCAACTCCCAAGCTTAAAAATCCATCAGGGACAATTGCAGATTTTTCAGGGTTATAGTAGACCCCCATATTGATGCCCCAAAACCAGTCTGTGCGGTTCTGCCAGAGCCAAGCTAGGATATCGCCTAATAAGCTGGCGACGAGAATTTGCAGTTCGCTATCCACAGGCTTATGGTCAGTTTCAGGCAGTTCTTCAGCGGTGGGAAGATGCTGCAACGGGTTGTACTGTACCATAACGATTCACTGTAGTAACTTTCTGCTTGTATCTTAGCTAGGTAGGGCAGTCGAACCCAGGTTTTTGATAGACATCACGGCTTGAAAAGTGTACTCCGTTACTGCGGCACTTGCACAAGTCGAGCCATCACAATATATAGGACTCCTGGTATCAAACAGGGTTCTCACTGCTGGTAATAAATTCCTTAATTCGTTCTTCCCGTAAATTGTCGAGTGCCGTCTCTAGATTACCTGTTGGCTCTGACTCAACAACTAATGACGTGCCTGAATGATAAACTTTGGACTCTTGGGACAAAGGCTCCAAAATCAGCTTGCCGTCTTGGACTGCCAAAGTAAACTGAGTCGTGCTGGTCAGCCGAAGTTGTTCTCGTATCTCCTTAGGAATGAGAAGATGACCAAGTTAGTCAAGGGTAAATACATCCATATTTACTTAGGTGCTTCGGGCGCATAAGATTTTGTATTTTCCCTTTTGGCAAAGCGATCGGTTTGACGAACCAGCTAAAAGATTGCATAATGTACGTAGCACTGATCAAGTCAAAGGTCTCGACCGAGCCTCTGGCTCAGCGCTCTTGTTACTACAGCGGGTATAGCCCACTGTATTCGTGGAGAAAAAATAATGAATCCTGTTGAATTCCGCATACCAGCGGACGAGTATCGTGTACTGCCGATACCCTACTATGGGCTAGGTAATGGGCACCCGCCAAAGATGGCGACCTGTTATGTCCGAGTAGATGACCTTCCTGAAGACCTTAAAGACTGGATGGCTGTGAACCCCCGCATTCCCAACTTCGACAAGGGGGGGGATTTAAAAGGAACCGTCGCTAAGGGCATAGTTACGACCCTGACGGAAGATCCAGAAAAATTTGTATTAATGAATCAGGGTATCCACCTAATTGCTGAGAAGGTGGACTTCATAAAGGAAAGTGGAGGCAAAGGATTAGTGACGGTAAAGCTTACTCATCCTGAGCAACACGGGCTGGTCAACGGGGGTCACACCTTCCGGGCTATTCGCCAAGTGG
This genomic stretch from Coleofasciculus sp. FACHB-1120 harbors:
- a CDS encoding glycogen/starch/alpha-glucan phosphorylase, which translates into the protein MTVGTLKRAFADNLYYLLAKDEYWATPHDYYMALAYTVRDRLLHRWINTIRTYIDKDVKAVYYLSAEFLMGRQLDNNLLNLGLYERARQALHESGLDINDLKVLEAEPGLGNGGLGRLAACFLDSLATLEIPAVGYGIRYEFGIFDQWIQDGAQVEHPDKWLRFGNPWEVRRSELTVEVKFGGYTEAYSDGQGRYRVRWIPDRKILGTPYDTPVSGYNNNTVNTLRLWRAGASEEFDFQVFDSGDYAGAVTNKIFSENISKVLYPNDNTSQGRQLRLEQQYFFVSCSLRDIINSHQRIHRTFDRFYDKVAIQLNDTHPSIGVAELMRLLVDEYELGWNRAWYITRRVFAYTNHTLLSEALERWPVSLFEHLLPRHLEIIYEINRHFLDEVRAKYPGDEARIGRLSIIEEGAQKYVRMAHLACVGSHSINGVAALHTDLLKADVLRDFYELWPEKFNNKTNGVTPRRWLLLSNPHLSELITEKIGNDWVTQLDQFKQLEAFVDDAEFCSRFSSIKRKNKQSLAEYILLYNDIEVNPDSLFDIQVKRIHEYKRQLLNVLYIITLYNRIKKDPNVDILPRTFIFAGKSAPGYYIAKLVIQLINSVAKVVNNDPDVRDRIKVIFLANFSVSLGQRVYPAADLSEQISTAGKEASGTGNMKFAMNGALTIGTLDGANIEIRQEVGPENFFLFGLTTQEVHALKSRGYNPRDYYHNNAELRQTIDAIASGYFSPENHDLFKPIVESLLDRDEYMLFADYQAYIDCQQEVSQAYRDAKHWTRMSILNVARTGKFSSDRTIKEYCQEIWNVKPVKIDLKEYQPHTAGLQVKVQAKRPVP
- a CDS encoding DUF4419 domain-containing protein, with amino-acid sequence METVASISHQSDGEITFLVDDVQVCQDIIPVSGAWSKFEERLGSPLLAFSHSNSFEVIQESGNHPLVTAVHIAHSEHRPLLLTPDAIWLTIAQGFAQHINNHAEELRSRFVGHLGKLELKVETQKLAQPSDWVEVIEQWSERIRHNVKPDIHSLMVCNFSTTTSIIQTASQVVMMDALQQYFDYMLYAICGIPWITVRGTEADWRSIRERVEAIAAYDLGWWTERLLPICDALIDTVAGRPPLKFWQQIYKPKEIYGGKVITGWLADLFPYINHSFTHAPTQKNPILDIPRAELTVEDGISPTVLPTGLSKAAIALVTPQGKGELEVVAGFIGVRQQDGYLQPEIGWAVREQNRFLRFLNTLKQKPGVRLPIDWSECQPPLAMPKELTQLHSHFDGGTIVGQSEYPWHIRALQDYTHHELKGTDKPFTGFIDIQGDRFTGFIDIQGDRCIAYGYVRRLNSRNRLWEWWVIVGKPVWEGTITIFGEEIWTFRTEDVKVIAKGIPQLFERIAKAKGQYYFDDPDFQPDDSLSASR
- a CDS encoding pentapeptide repeat-containing protein encodes the protein MNAKTLRSKYADGQRDFRQAYLYREKLTFASLDGANFSQANLGMINLRGANLRGVDFQQADMRRANLKDADLTGANLEEANLAGANLSGANLTKANLKKVNLNRAVLGGANLSQTNLRYANLCETILFGAILTGAILLKANVAGAVLLKTNLTNAAVIDTDLSKARLEEVTMPDGTVQK
- a CDS encoding chlorophyll a/b-binding protein codes for the protein MQIVDREENLSYKHYSSEWKWGFTPSAEIWNGRLAMVGIVIAVLIDLVSSQGVLQFWGII
- a CDS encoding chlorophyll a/b-binding protein — encoded protein: MQILPEKTEQQYTEAAINIEQGFTPNSEIWNGRFAMIGFVSILIIEALSGQGIVHFWGDILSNLW
- a CDS encoding BON domain-containing protein; protein product: MNKITPFLLGGFLLFTAACGTNVSRTDSNAPDSPGETIGTPSAENAREGKQESTSQVRRDQLDADIRAREQRDQALTNDNQRTDADLASEVRSKLEANLPASFLTVKANEGVVIVAGTVPTQEQYQRIEPLAREIRGVKDVNIQAKVQPAQPK
- a CDS encoding Uma2 family endonuclease, yielding MVQYNPLQHLPTAEELPETDHKPVDSELQILVASLLGDILAWLWQNRTDWFWGINMGVYYNPEKSAIVPDGFLSLGVERLTRAGGRLSYVIWQEDKVPLLALEYVSKTYGQEYDSKKDEYASIGVLYYAIYNPEYHRRDKHKPFEVYRLVDGQYVLQSGEPVWIPEIGLGIGRAQGTYRAWTREWLYWYDQNGNQLSTPAEVAQQERQRAERLAERLRQMGVDPDTL
- a CDS encoding cytochrome P450 — its product is MPAVHLPPGPKGHFLVGHLPEINRDPLKFLSKCAREYGDLVCWQFGPFPAFLVNHPDLIEQVLVTQYPNFVKSSVYRRGLRVVGNGLLTSEGDFWQRQRRLVQPAFHQERVVAYGKVMVDYTEQLIDQWRDGEIRDIHQDMMLLTEEIVSKTLFDVDIKDEAEGVQAALNAVMDFNSNLANQYFLPGWVPTPSNLRYQQAIKQLDAIVYRIINERRASGKDTGDLLSLLLQVRDEADGTGMSDRQVRDEAMTLFLAGHETTANAMTWTWFLLAQHPEIEAKLQEELKTVLGDRAPTVADLRQLPYTERVVLESMRLYPPVWGMSRRAVEDCVLGGYEVKAGTTVFINQWAMHRDPRFFENPEVFHPDRWADNLIKKLPTFAYFPFGGGSRICIGKAFAMMEASLLLAAIAQKFRLTLQPEYPVVLQPSLTLRPKHGMKMLVTQR